The Hyphomonadaceae bacterium ML37 genome includes a region encoding these proteins:
- a CDS encoding NUDIX hydrolase, translating into MTDRAPRFELKTPDGEDRARRVCAECGFIDYVNPKIVAGAVVTDDRGRILICRRAIEPGKGLWTLPAGYMETGESVEQAAMREAREEAMAEIALEGLIAVYSVPRISQVQIFFRARLLSSIAPGPESLEVSLRRWDDLPMDALAFPSVRWALDDWRAAQSQTAPVPVMRTQMADGSAA; encoded by the coding sequence ATGACAGACCGCGCGCCCCGGTTCGAATTGAAGACCCCTGACGGCGAGGACCGCGCGCGGCGCGTGTGCGCCGAGTGCGGCTTCATCGACTACGTCAATCCCAAGATCGTGGCGGGCGCGGTCGTCACGGATGATCGCGGGCGTATCCTGATCTGCCGCCGGGCGATTGAGCCGGGCAAGGGCCTGTGGACCCTGCCGGCCGGCTATATGGAGACCGGTGAAAGCGTGGAGCAGGCTGCGATGCGCGAGGCGCGCGAGGAGGCTATGGCGGAGATCGCGCTGGAGGGCCTGATTGCGGTCTATTCGGTGCCGCGCATTTCCCAGGTGCAGATATTCTTCCGCGCCCGGCTTCTGTCATCCATTGCTCCGGGTCCGGAAAGCCTGGAGGTGAGCCTTCGCCGGTGGGACGATCTGCCGATGGATGCGCTGGCCTTTCCCTCGGTGCGCTGGGCGCTGGATGACTGGCGCGCGGCGCAAAGCCAGACCGCGCCGGTTCCGGTCATGCGCACGCAGATGGCTGATGGAAGCGCTGCCTGA
- a CDS encoding BLUF domain-containing protein, giving the protein MEGAFRAELASILESCARTNPKLGITGVLIYDRGRFIQLLEGTAASVDILLDNIEVDVRHGMFQILWRTPASTRMFDNWSMAFMDAAAAPLPADAATSWERAGPMELSARLAFAAANLSVLSVPASDGPDDVRQRFHQPSACA; this is encoded by the coding sequence ATGGAAGGCGCGTTCCGAGCCGAGCTCGCCTCGATCCTGGAATCGTGCGCCCGGACCAATCCGAAACTCGGAATCACAGGCGTGCTGATCTATGACCGGGGGCGGTTCATCCAGTTGCTGGAAGGCACAGCCGCCTCGGTGGATATCCTGCTGGACAATATCGAGGTGGATGTACGCCACGGGATGTTCCAGATTCTGTGGCGCACCCCGGCGTCCACGCGCATGTTCGACAACTGGTCCATGGCCTTCATGGACGCCGCCGCCGCGCCGCTGCCCGCCGACGCCGCCACCAGCTGGGAGCGCGCCGGGCCCATGGAGCTGTCCGCGCGCCTCGCCTTCGCGGCCGCCAATCTGTCCGTGCTCAGCGTTCCGGCGTCCGACGGGCCGGACGATGTCAGGCAGCGCTTCCATCAGCCATCTGCGTGCGCATGA
- a CDS encoding 2-oxoglutarate dehydrogenase E1 component, with protein sequence MADARSSQNQTFLDTAFLFGGNAAWLEQMAAQYAEDPASVPASWRAFFDEMGDAATDQTHAADGPAWRRKDWPRRANGDLIGALGDIEAVMPALPDAIAKRSGPAASPADVHKAVKDSIAAIMLIRAYRMRGHLAADLDPLGLTDFGPQPELEPETYGFTEADMDREIFINGYLGLETATVRQMLEILKRTYCSTFAVEFMHISNPEEKAWLQERIEGPDKGVAFSKKGKRAILRKIIETEGFERFLHKRYPGTKRFGLDGGESLIPALEQVIKRGGALGVEEIIIGMPHRGRLNVLGAVMAKPYHVIFHEFQGGDSLGNADYASGDVKYHLGSSSDREFDGNKVHLSLSPNPSHLEAVNPVVLGKARAKMSKLLRETGEPSSHKVLPLLLHGDAAFAGQGIVAECFGLSGLKGHRTGGAVHFVVNNQIGFTTDPRDSRSSPYPSDVALMVQAPIFHANGDDPEAVVYAAKVAAEYRQLFGKDVVVDMFCYRRFGHNEGDDPSFTQPIMYRAIADHATTLELYGQRLIDEGIVSRDDIDRWVKEFADFLDAEFDAGKDYKANKADWLDGVWSGLGLPEEDDRRGQTAVDMDTLKAVADGMTTIPEDINIHRTLKRVIEGRRKALLEDGDGIDWATAEHLAFGTLLTEGFPVRLSGQDSGRGTFSQRHSHIIDQDTQERHTLLNAMSNAKARYEVIDTMLSEEAVLGFEYGYATSAPNTLVMWEAQFGDFANGAQMIVDQFISSAERKWLRMSGLVMLLPHGYEGQGPEHSSARLERYLQQCAEDNMQVANCSTPANYFHILRRQIHRGFRKPLILMTPKSLLRHKRCVSALAEFGPGSSFHRVLWDDADAKVREGRDDIAPGRTEITLRPDEEIRRVVLCSGKVYYDLLEAREARGQDDAYILRVEQFYPFPAKSVIDELKRFPNADVVWCQEEPKNMGAWTFVEPYIEFCLDKSDTRSARPRYAGRAPSASTATGLLSRHQAQQKALIESALGDDPS encoded by the coding sequence ATGGCTGACGCACGCTCCTCCCAGAATCAGACCTTTCTCGACACCGCCTTCCTGTTCGGCGGCAACGCCGCCTGGCTTGAACAGATGGCTGCACAATACGCCGAGGACCCGGCGTCCGTGCCGGCGTCCTGGCGCGCCTTCTTTGACGAGATGGGCGACGCGGCCACGGACCAGACCCATGCCGCCGACGGGCCGGCCTGGCGGCGCAAGGACTGGCCGCGCCGCGCCAATGGCGATCTGATCGGCGCGCTGGGCGATATCGAGGCGGTCATGCCCGCCCTGCCCGACGCCATTGCGAAACGCTCGGGGCCCGCAGCCTCTCCCGCCGACGTGCACAAGGCGGTCAAGGATTCCATCGCCGCCATCATGCTGATCCGCGCCTACCGCATGCGCGGCCATCTGGCGGCCGATCTCGATCCGCTGGGCCTCACGGACTTTGGCCCCCAGCCGGAGCTGGAGCCGGAAACCTACGGCTTCACCGAGGCCGATATGGACCGGGAGATTTTCATCAATGGCTATCTGGGGCTGGAGACCGCCACGGTCCGCCAGATGCTGGAGATTCTCAAACGCACCTATTGCTCCACCTTCGCGGTGGAGTTCATGCACATCTCCAACCCCGAAGAGAAAGCCTGGCTGCAGGAACGCATCGAGGGGCCGGACAAGGGCGTGGCCTTCTCCAAAAAGGGCAAGCGCGCCATCCTGCGCAAGATCATCGAGACCGAAGGCTTCGAGCGCTTCCTGCACAAGCGCTATCCCGGCACCAAGCGCTTTGGTCTGGACGGCGGCGAGTCGCTGATCCCGGCGCTGGAGCAGGTGATCAAGCGCGGCGGCGCGCTGGGCGTGGAAGAGATCATTATCGGCATGCCGCACCGCGGGCGCCTGAACGTGCTCGGCGCGGTGATGGCCAAGCCGTATCACGTGATCTTCCACGAGTTTCAGGGCGGGGATTCGCTGGGCAATGCCGACTACGCTTCGGGCGACGTGAAATACCATCTGGGCTCGTCATCGGACCGCGAGTTTGACGGCAACAAGGTCCACCTGTCGCTGAGCCCGAACCCGTCCCACCTGGAAGCCGTCAATCCGGTGGTGCTGGGCAAGGCGCGCGCCAAGATGAGCAAGCTCCTGCGCGAGACCGGCGAACCGTCGAGCCACAAGGTTTTGCCGCTGCTGCTGCATGGCGACGCCGCCTTCGCGGGCCAGGGCATCGTGGCCGAGTGCTTCGGTCTGTCGGGCCTCAAGGGCCACCGCACCGGCGGGGCCGTGCATTTTGTGGTCAACAACCAGATCGGCTTCACCACCGATCCGCGCGATTCGCGCTCTTCGCCCTATCCGTCCGACGTGGCGCTGATGGTGCAGGCGCCGATCTTCCACGCCAATGGCGATGATCCCGAAGCGGTGGTCTACGCCGCCAAGGTGGCGGCCGAATACCGCCAGCTGTTCGGCAAGGACGTGGTGGTGGACATGTTCTGCTACCGCCGCTTCGGTCATAATGAAGGCGACGACCCGTCCTTCACCCAGCCCATCATGTACCGCGCCATCGCCGACCACGCGACGACGCTGGAGCTGTATGGCCAGCGCCTGATCGACGAGGGCATCGTCAGCCGCGACGATATCGACCGCTGGGTGAAAGAGTTCGCCGACTTCCTCGACGCCGAGTTCGACGCGGGCAAGGACTACAAGGCCAACAAGGCCGACTGGCTGGACGGGGTCTGGTCGGGGCTGGGCCTGCCGGAAGAAGATGACCGGCGCGGCCAGACCGCCGTGGACATGGACACGCTCAAGGCGGTCGCCGACGGCATGACCACGATCCCTGAGGACATCAATATCCACCGCACCCTGAAGCGCGTCATCGAAGGCCGGCGCAAGGCGTTGCTGGAGGATGGCGACGGCATTGACTGGGCCACGGCCGAGCATCTGGCCTTCGGCACGCTGCTGACCGAAGGCTTCCCGGTGCGCCTGTCGGGCCAGGATTCCGGGCGCGGCACCTTCTCCCAGCGCCATTCCCACATCATCGACCAGGACACCCAGGAGCGCCACACCCTGCTCAACGCCATGAGCAACGCCAAGGCGCGCTATGAGGTGATCGACACCATGCTGTCCGAAGAGGCGGTGCTGGGGTTTGAGTATGGCTACGCCACCTCGGCGCCCAACACGCTGGTGATGTGGGAGGCCCAGTTCGGCGATTTCGCCAACGGCGCCCAGATGATCGTCGACCAGTTCATCTCCTCGGCCGAGCGCAAATGGCTGCGCATGTCCGGCCTCGTCATGCTTCTGCCCCACGGCTATGAGGGTCAGGGTCCCGAGCACTCCAGCGCGCGCCTGGAGCGCTATCTCCAGCAATGCGCCGAAGACAATATGCAGGTGGCCAATTGCTCCACCCCGGCCAACTACTTCCACATCCTGCGCCGGCAGATCCATCGGGGCTTCCGCAAGCCGCTGATCCTGATGACGCCCAAGAGCCTCTTGCGCCACAAGCGCTGCGTCAGCGCGCTGGCCGAGTTCGGTCCGGGCTCCAGCTTTCACCGCGTGCTGTGGGATGACGCCGACGCCAAAGTGCGCGAAGGCCGCGATGACATCGCGCCGGGCCGCACCGAGATCACGCTGCGTCCCGACGAGGAGATCCGCCGCGTCGTGCTGTGTTCGGGCAAGGTGTATTATGATCTTCTCGAAGCGCGCGAGGCGCGCGGGCAGGACGACGCCTATATCCTGCGTGTCGAGCAATTCTATCCCTTCCCGGCCAAATCGGTGATTGACGAGCTCAAGCGCTTCCCCAATGCCGACGTGGTCTGGTGCCAGGAAGAGCCCAAGAATATGGGCGCGTGGACCTTCGTCGAGCCCTATATCGAGTTCTGCCTGGACAAGTCCGATACCCGCAGCGCGCGTCCGCGCTATGCCGGCCGGGCGCCGTCCGCCTCCACCGCCACCGGCCTTCTGTCGCGCCACCAGGCCCAGCAGAAAGCCCTGATCGAATCCGCCCTGGGCGACGACCCGTCCTGA
- a CDS encoding MarR family transcriptional regulator yields MLHRAQQFASERFSEATGGVELTQRQFAVLCAVHDAEGLTQTQLVQATGIDRSTLAELVSRMAAKGLLLREKAEGDGRANAVRFTDEGRALYQTAIDGARAADDAILSALPKNKRASFAEALARISRAVDLGAEAARAEAKDAKSDKKAGDKKKKKKKKKDK; encoded by the coding sequence TTGCTTCATCGCGCCCAGCAATTCGCATCCGAGCGGTTTTCCGAGGCGACCGGCGGCGTGGAGCTGACCCAGCGCCAGTTCGCCGTGCTGTGCGCGGTGCATGACGCCGAAGGCCTGACCCAGACCCAGCTGGTGCAGGCCACCGGGATTGACCGCTCCACGCTCGCCGAGCTGGTGTCGCGCATGGCGGCCAAGGGCCTGTTGCTGCGCGAAAAGGCCGAAGGCGACGGACGCGCCAACGCTGTGCGCTTCACCGATGAAGGCCGCGCCCTGTACCAGACCGCCATTGACGGCGCGCGCGCCGCTGACGACGCGATCCTGTCGGCTTTGCCCAAGAACAAGCGCGCCAGCTTCGCCGAGGCGCTCGCACGGATTTCCCGCGCCGTGGATCTGGGCGCCGAGGCGGCAAGGGCCGAAGCCAAGGACGCCAAGTCGGACAAGAAGGCCGGCGACAAGAAGAAGAAAAAGAAGAAGAAAAAGGACAAATAG